From the Campylobacter concisus genome, the window CATGAAAATGCGACTATATAGACGATCGAGAAGATATTTGCTAGAGTTAGTGGCACTGGTACTGGATAAAAGCCAACACCGATACAAATATTTAGCGCATAAATGATAAGAAGTGCAGAGATAGGTTTTTTAACGATATCTACTATCTGATCCTTTGCCTCCTTTACACCTTCACCAGAGGCAATAAGTGACATAAGCCAGTACGTGAGTTTGGCAAGAATTCTTGTAAGTGAGACAAAAAATAAAAATACTACGATTATAACTACGATCTTACCAACGTTAAATTTTGCCGAATTTATAGAAGTTAGCTTATTTATATATTCGACCGTATCGACTAAATTTAGCTCTGATAAGATCATGCTTGAGCTCAGAAGATCGGCATTGTTTTTAAGATAGATTAAAATTTCCTCATCAGTCTCTTTTTTTAAATCAAGCTCGGCAAATGCGTTATCGTAAGAGCTTGAAGTCTCATTTAGAGAATCTTTTAGCTCTTTTATACTGACGTAAGAATTTGTTTGTAAATTTAAAAGTCCGTTATCTATCACCTCTTTTATAGAGTTTGCTTTAGCACCTTTTTTAAATATCTCTTCAAGATTAATTAAAGCCGATAAATAAGCATAATCTATCTTCATTTTCTCAAGCTCAATAGCACTTTGAACATAAGCATCTTTATTTAATTGCTTCTCTAATCTAGCTACTTTTTTTTCTAAATTATTTTTTTGCAAAATAAATTTATCAATATCGTTTTGAGTTACTTCAATCTGCATAACATATAGTGGAATTTTTTCCAAAAGGTCATTTTTTTTCTTTTGAAGTCCAGCTAAATTTGAATTATCAGCTTTTGTTGAGTTTGTATCTTTTTGCTGTGCTTTTATGATTTGGATTTGGTTGTTTAAAGTTAAAATTTGATTTGTTAGACTTAGTATATTTTCTTCTTGTGTTTTATTATTTTCAGCACCAAAAAGCATTATAAATGAGAGCAAGACGATGGTTAAAATTTTACGCATTTTCACCCCTTTTATCTGCTAAAAGTTTGAATGTGCCCTCTTTTAAATCGTAGCTAAAAATTTCGCCGGCTTCTATAATGTAGTGCCAGCCATAAATTTGAAGATTTCCTCTTTCATACTCCTCTTTTACATTTGGATAAGTCATTATATTTTCGATCGAATTTATAACATTTAATCTCTCAGTTAGCCACGCCATTTTTGCTGGATCGTCGCTTGTAAATTTAAGTACTTCTCGTTTGATCGGCTCTATTAGCTTTATCCAATTTCTAACATTTGGCGTAGTTTTGAGCTTTTTTTCATCCATATAAAGCGCTGCACATCCGCCGCAGTCAGAGTGTCCGCAAATAATGATATTTTTGATATTTAAAAGCTCTAATGCATATTCGATAGCCGAAGTCGTTGCCAAAAATTCCTCACTCACTCTATAAGGTGGCACAATATTTGCAATATTTCGTACCATAAAAAGCTCACCTGGAAGGCAGTTTGTTATCAAATTCGGTACTACTCTTGAATCAACACAGGATATAAAAAGGGTATGTGGGTCTTGTCTATTTTGTAGACTTTTAAAGAGCTCTTCATGCTCCAAAAAGCCATCTTCCATAAATTTTACCGCACCTTCAAGTAGCGAGTCATCCATAAAAATTTATCTCCATTTTTTATATTTTTACGCGATTATAGCAACTTTTATTTAATCTAAAAAATACTTTAATATATAAATTTTTAACTAATATAATTTGTTAAAATTCTTTTTATTCATTGTTTAATTATTTTAGGCTAAACT encodes:
- a CDS encoding mechanosensitive ion channel domain-containing protein, with the translated sequence MRKILTIVLLSFIMLFGAENNKTQEENILSLTNQILTLNNQIQIIKAQQKDTNSTKADNSNLAGLQKKKNDLLEKIPLYVMQIEVTQNDIDKFILQKNNLEKKVARLEKQLNKDAYVQSAIELEKMKIDYAYLSALINLEEIFKKGAKANSIKEVIDNGLLNLQTNSYVSIKELKDSLNETSSSYDNAFAELDLKKETDEEILIYLKNNADLLSSSMILSELNLVDTVEYINKLTSINSAKFNVGKIVVIIVVFLFFVSLTRILAKLTYWLMSLIASGEGVKEAKDQIVDIVKKPISALLIIYALNICIGVGFYPVPVPLTLANIFSIVYIVAFSWLVLTILNGYGIVIIDKIAQKSRRKEVVNLVLKVVYVIVLIIALLLILQKLGFDISALIASLGIGGLAVAFAAKDIIANFFASVMMLFDNSFSQGDWIVCGDIEGTVVEVGFRKTTIRSFDNALIFVPNSKLASDPVRNWSRRKVGRRIRMLIGIEYGATTDEIKKCVDDIKTMLINHPDIAKSEDITAKKKGLKYRQSIVSVDDYAGYKSNLFVVVDDFADSSINILVYCFAKTIVWGEFLDVKQDVMLKIMDILKQNGLNFAFPSQSLYIESVKDKI
- a CDS encoding carbonic anhydrase encodes the protein MDDSLLEGAVKFMEDGFLEHEELFKSLQNRQDPHTLFISCVDSRVVPNLITNCLPGELFMVRNIANIVPPYRVSEEFLATTSAIEYALELLNIKNIIICGHSDCGGCAALYMDEKKLKTTPNVRNWIKLIEPIKREVLKFTSDDPAKMAWLTERLNVINSIENIMTYPNVKEEYERGNLQIYGWHYIIEAGEIFSYDLKEGTFKLLADKRGENA